The following is a genomic window from Hallerella porci.
GAATTTTATCGGTAGAAATTCCCACTTCTGCACCGAGCCCGTAAACGCCACCGTCGGCAAGACGCGTACTTGCGTTCACCATAACGCTTGACGAATCCACATTGTTCAAAAAATAAGTTTGCGCTTGTGGATCATTTGCGACAATCGCTTCGGTGTGTCGGCTGGAATATTTTTCGATGTGTTCGCAGGCAGCTTGAACGCCGTCCACAATTTTTACGCTGCATTTTAAAGCGAGATATTCGTGATGATAATTGCTTGCGTCGCCGATATCTTGAATGCCCGAAATGCGAAGAGCGGTTTCTTTATCGCCGAACATTTCCACATTTTTTTGACGAAGCGGAGCGAGAATTTTTTCAATCGATTCGTCCGAAAGATTTTTGTCGAGAAGCAAAGTTTCCATGGTATTGCAAGTGCCGCAGCGCTGCGTTTTTGCGTTCTCCACAATTTTCGTTGCCATCGCAATGTCGGCGGATTTGTCCACGTAAACGTGGCAGATTCCGTTGAAATGTTTGATGACGGGAATAGAACTTTGTTCGACGACTGCGCGGATTAAATTTTCTCCGCCGCGAGGAATGACCAAATCCAAATAATCCCGCTGCTTGAGAAGAGCGGTGACGACAGCATGATCGGTTTCTTCGACCAACTGCACCGCGTCAGCGTCCACGCCACAAGATGCGATTGCACTGCGGAAAATTTTAGCGAGAATTTTTGACGAATGAATGGATTCTTTTCCGCCGCGTAAAACGACTGCATTGCCTGATTTAAAACAGAG
Proteins encoded in this region:
- a CDS encoding glutamate-5-semialdehyde dehydrogenase: MTFDEIQTYAETLAKKARVASAKIRTLSADVRNHALQQVAKALRASEAEILQANSLDIENNKATLSAAKLDRLTLNHDRILAMAKGVEEIASFPDPLNRVLESRKLENGVAISRVSVPLGCVFFIYESRPNVTIDGAALCFKSGNAVVLRGGKESIHSSKILAKIFRSAIASCGVDADAVQLVEETDHAVVTALLKQRDYLDLVIPRGGENLIRAVVEQSSIPVIKHFNGICHVYVDKSADIAMATKIVENAKTQRCGTCNTMETLLLDKNLSDESIEKILAPLRQKNVEMFGDKETALRISGIQDIGDASNYHHEYLALKCSVKIVDGVQAACEHIEKYSSRHTEAIVANDPQAQTYFLNNVDSSSVMVNASTRLADGGVYGLGAEVGISTDKIHARGPMGVESLCTYKWILLGDGQIRT